atgaaccgggctttacacgGCGGACAAAAGCACGATTTTGTGCACAGGGCTTCCTAAGGGTTTATAAATCAATATTAGCCGAGGAGCCCTCCGGAACTTGTAATCGTTTTTATGTAAatcacaaaatttcaaaatggccgcctacataacaaaatatcacctttttaatttaatttttatttttattttgtttgggggAAGACCTCTGGTTGCAGGTTAAATGTGAAAATTAAACAACCATGAATCATCTGAATATCTAGATTAAttacaattgttaagcaaacgAACGGTTCTATCTCACACCACGGAGACTTTAGACCATTGTAAAAGACACTTTCAATGAGTTCTCATTTTTTGAAGTATAGGGGACTGTTaaatctaataaaaaaaaacatattatacGGTGTACACAGTTATATACCACCTTTCTGTTAAGGAAAATCACACTCTTTCACGACAGCTGCTGCGCCTATAATGTACCAGCCATAACTTTAAAGACGGTGCCAGATTGTATACGTGTTATGTTTCAAgtcgatttatatgtttaaaaaaaatatataaagttgtttggggggctgactccgcctaccccttttgtgacgtcaatcgaggcagactttgcctgcaatgcgtatagtaaacacacgtgcaaagtacatgtacgtccaagtcgtgagttggtacatttcaaaaaatgtttttctgcattcagcagcaatacacctggtcggcattgccggaaaaaacaaaaactttttttttttaaacgtacaaacccacgacttggtccgtacatgtactttgcaattgtgtttatactctacgcattacaggcaaagtctgcctcgattgacgtcacgaacagcgccctctcgggtcggggtctactcttaaatttgtaaataacataagaactgattttttaataccttagttaactgtttattcacattccactcatcaaaacacatatattagtgacaaaagctttattttgaaaaaaataccacttccaggtgactttaaatttgcatcggggataaagaatattaattttggtttgtacccatacaccgatgtgtgttagcactgtatactcagtactttcccccccgagtcatgtgaaaaaaaaatcacaggcattttactcgagtgggattcgaacccacgacccttgcaattctagagcaatgtcataccaactagaccacctagattgcccggtagctagaggcagttcgaatcctatgttttgggagcgggtaccgcaacgatataatagatgttaaatttgcatcggggataaagaatattaattttggtttgtacccgtacaccgatgtgtgttagcactgtatactcagtactttcctgagtcctgtgaaaaaaattataacaggcattttactcgggtgggattcgaacccgaggttgcccggtagctagaggcagttcgaatcctgtgttttggcagcgggtaccgcaacgatataatagatgttaaatttgcatcggggataaaacacagttaaacctgataaaacacagttaaacctgaTTAAaactaaacacagttaaaccatcaaacacagtgccaaagaaaagatacaaattaaaatcaaaatggctttaggAAACCGAGTCCAAAATAGCAAAAATACACTTGAATTCTGCCTGCCCTTATCAATATTGAAATGGTCAACtgtgaacaaaatgttttaagatCATGGCCTAGGAATCGAACAGGGgatccgattctgaagtcgagagatctaccACTAGAAATCGAGCCACAGAAAAACCTCAGAAAAATCCAACAGATATGCATCTTCTATCAGTTTTGATAAtgtcaaatgaaacaaaatattgagatCCTGGCCTAGGATTCGAATGGGGACAGCGTCTCCTATAGGATGAACCGTCGCTTGGTCCGCCGAGTGCTCCCAGCGGAGATTGTCCCCCAACGAAGAAATGAGCGTCCACCGACGACGGGACGCTTCAGTGAGGTtggaccatagagcaaggaattcCTTGCTGTATGGTTTGATTGTTccatcttcctccatggtttgacacaCATTTTCACCCTTAACACAGCCACTCATTTTTTGTGAGCAGTTAAACACATTCGAAGACGTGGTACATTGTCAATGTTGGcttgtaaaaataatttaacGATGCAGATTTACCgagagaataattatttttaatatttatatttcacGATCTTTTCGTGACACAAGAAAAAATGTTGCGGACGTTAGGGTACACATTGCATTGGAGAGTAGTTCCGGTCGGCCGTCCCAACAATACTGACTTGATCACAAGACTATATGATGGGAAATAGCTATATACTTCCTCTAGTCATGAAATCAAGTTTGTATTTGTAAGCTCACATGAACAAAATACTACTGCGCCGATTTGCAGGCAGTCTACACTTGCACTAATGAAAAGGAACAACAGATGTCTTATTTTATTGTCTACAAATCTTAGAAAAGtcgcacagaaaacaaaaatgatgatATAAAAATATAGCTACATTCCCCTGGCTGTACAGAAAACCCTAGGAGATTATGTCGCCCCTGTACCgttgtgcggggggggggggtgcgggggtgtgcggggggggggggggggtgcgggggtggtgcggggggggggggcacataatTCCCTGACACCAGCCTCTGTAGtcttctcgggtgatagcggttcgtggttgatagcgcgttgggggtgatagcgcgccctcttgtgacaaatccaggagagtcttgaaccaagactacagcCTCTGCTGCTGGCGCACACTGCTGGCGCATGTCCCTGGATCCCAGGCACGTATTTTGGCGAGAAGCCAATATCTAACTAGTTGATGTGATCGGATGCATCGACAACTGATTAACTTATAAGAATTTATGCAAATGAAAAAGGTCGCAATACTAGCTTGGCCAATCAGCCATCGGAGTGACATTATTAAAATAACCAgcgtacatgcatgtacatgggATGTACATCTAtattatagtacatgtacatgtacgtgtatgtgTACATAGCTTGCCCGCCGCGCGCCGCCGCCCGGCCCGTGCTCTGAAAATCGTCGTAGTACTCTAGTACAGTAGTAGATAATAGTAGTAGTGCTCAATAATCGGCACGGAGCAGCATCAGGCGCCAACATGCAAGCGGTTGGCACTTTTCATATCATCATACAAGAGCTAGCTATACCCATATCCAGTCAGACTACTCTGTACCATGTTTGTACACACATGTCACGTACACAAGGGCGTTATTTTGTAGTTCACTGTGTGTGAAGGATTGAACCGTTGTGACTACACATCATGGACACTAGTTAAAACATATACGATGTACTCTACTTTCCTCTCTCTGCCACGATATGACTGAAGAGGCAGTCAATGTGTCACCATTCCGCATGAACTGTAGCAAGTGAATCGCGTTCTTCGTTCAAATTATGTATGGTTGGCTGAAACAAATTGTCGTGTTGTGGTTTTCTGCCTTACTTAGTCTCATCATCATCTCATGTCTCTAGTCTATTCTAGTCTCTTTACACATGTTATTGCATGCATTGTTACCAGTGCAGCTACGTACGTACGCGCTCTTCCAACTGCATGCCGAAGCCGACCCCACCCGCATACTAATTTGTTGTTGCTTCAAAAGTGTATTGTAGGTGAGATTTTCAAGGGCATTGGACTTTGCCAGCTATACCATTACGACCATCATGCCGTTTACAAAGGAGGAAAAGGCCAAGTTGAAGGCTGAACGATTTCGAGCTGAATTAGCCGAAGTGAACAACGAATATGATGAAGGGGAAGTACCGGTACAGGATGATACAAATGCAGACGGGAATGGTTCTGAAGGATTCAAGCATTGCTGTGCACCTTTTGGTTGTAACATTGGTCAAATGGTGAATATTCAAGACCCAGATGACGTTGAAAAAGTGGTGTGTAATAATGCTGATTGCACTTATGGTGTGTACATGCACAAAACTTGCTTCCAGCAATGGGAAGATGAAGTTCTTACCTTCTTGCGTTCATCTGGACGAGCTCGAAGCTGGTCTGAAAAACAAAGGCGACAGAACCTCTGGACTAAAAAAGGTTACGATTTGGCATGGAAGGCATGTTCATGCCAATGTGCTAAAGGGCACTTGCGGAAGGATCTAGACTGGATTCCTCCAAAGAAATTGCTTGCTGAGAATGAGGAAGGTCAGCATCGTAAGCAACGACGCCGTAAAAAATCTAGTGACAAACCAAGTATTGGTAAAGCAACAACCCTTCCTCCATCTTCACACACAGGAAGTGGACATGTTAGACACCGTCATGCATCTGCCTCATCCAGCGAGAATCACACCCCACCACAAAGCCCAGTTGTGAGAAGTAACAGTCTTTCCTCACCGAACCAGTCCCCTCGCACTAGTGGAAGTTCATTGTCTACGAGCTATAATAGTAATCATCATGGCCTTGAAAATCTAAGTCAACAAGAACAAAGCAAGCAGCAGTCTGGGGTTTCATTTGAATGGCCATCATCACCTGGACAGTTCAGCAGTGGTGATTGTATGTTTAGTGCTAGCAGTAATTCCAGAGGAGAACAAAATCAACCAGTAGGA
Above is a window of Asterias rubens chromosome 11, eAstRub1.3, whole genome shotgun sequence DNA encoding:
- the LOC117297102 gene encoding headcase protein homolog; translation: MPFTKEEKAKLKAERFRAELAEVNNEYDEGEVPVQDDTNADGNGSEGFKHCCAPFGCNIGQMVNIQDPDDVEKVVCNNADCTYGVYMHKTCFQQWEDEVLTFLRSSGRARSWSEKQRRQNLWTKKGYDLAWKACSCQCAKGHLRKDLDWIPPKKLLAENEEGQHRKQRRRKKSSDKPSIGKATTLPPSSHTGSGHVRHRHASASSSENHTPPQSPVVRSNSLSSPNQSPRTSGSSLSTSYNSNHHGLENLSQQEQSKQQSGVSFEWPSSPGQFSSGDCMFSASSNSRGEQNQPVGGFGILLPGKKQLHNEEKNGQKLNSRKCHKMPDAYDATYARTLMIPFIHRIDLSTFVKLLPPQKCNPYHIKMDDDSGPDNDEVRGFIFNALTTHGVTAVVCSLCQNSLPVFDCYPLIDGTFYLTPLNHSDVTLSLVLNGRVQYLGAVCMQCLEGVKRIVCRTCKSRWDGSHHQLGTLYSYDIFAASPCCSDRVSCKKCGKPVVDPTRGTHFFSDYSQNVQCPHCGVPDFHFVKPLSSYEVLLHEFNRC